Genomic segment of Pirellulales bacterium:
GATCACGGCTGTCACCAGTCGGCAGGAGGGGAATCCGCCCATCTCGCAATCGCATCCGTCGCTCGTCAAACGCTTGGAATTGCCGCTTGAGGACTTGGCCCCCGAGGAGATCGTCAAGCGAGCGGATTGCGTATTCAGCTGTTTACCGCACGGCGTTACATCACTTCTAGTGCCGCAGTTATTGGCGGGCGGAGCACGTGTGGTCGATTTCAGCGCCGACTATCGGCTGCGTGATCCGGCCGTGTTTGCCAAATGGTATGGCGAACCCCACAACGATCCTGGCCGGCTGGCCGATGCCGTCTACGGTCTGCCTGAGTTGTTTCGCGAATCGATCAAGAAGGCAAAGCTGATCGCGAACCCGGGCTGTTATCCGACGAGCGCTATCCTGGCTTTGGCCCCGCTGTTAAAGGCAGGCGTGATCGAAACTGGCGATATCCTGATCGATTCGAAAAGTGGAATTTCTGGCGCCGGTCGCACGCTGAAGCTGGGGTCATTGTTCGCCGAGTGCAACGAGAGCGTTGCCGCGTACAACGTCGGCAAGCATCGACACACGCCCGAGATCGAACAGATTCTTTCCACAGCCAGCGGGCAGCCCATCGAGGTGATCTTTACGCCGCACTTGATTCCGATGGATCGCGGCATTCTGACCACCGCTTATTCTCGACCGAAGTCGGGAGTAACCGAGAAGCAGCTTCTCGACACGCTACGCGAATTCTACGCGAAAGAGCCGTTCGTTCGCGTTGTTGAGCATTTGCCCAGCACTAAAGAGACCACGGATACGAACTACTGCGACGTAACGGTACGCCTGGTGCGCGGACGCGTGATCACGATCAGCGTGATCGACAATTTGATCAAAGGAGCTGCCGGCGCGGCGGTGCAGAATTTCAACTTGATGTACGGCTATCCCGAAACGACAGCGCTGTGACGTGAAACTGTGGCGCCATATCGATCCGGTTTGTGACTCAATAGCGCGACTCGCGAGCACGAAATCATCGCGAACCACTTTTTTCGAGGATGAAAATGTCTTTCGCTCTTCCATACGGTTATCGGGCGGCCGGGGTTGCCTGCGGCATCAAGGCTTCGAAGAAGCTAGACCTCGCGTTGATCGTGTCAGACGCACCAGCCGCGGCCGCGGGCGTTTACACGCTGAATCTGGTTTGTGCGGCCCCCGTGGTGCTGGATCGAAAACGCACGCCCAGCGACGCGATTCGCGCCGTGGTGATCAATTCCGGCAACGCCAACGCATGCACCGGCGAGCGTGGCGATAAGGATGCCGAGCAAATGGCGGCCCTGGCCGCTCAAACCTGCGGCGCCCGGCCCGAGCAAGTGCTGGTCTTATCGACAGGCATCATCGGCGAGTTTATGCCCATGGACAAAGTCGCCGCAGGCGTTCGCGGCGCAGCGGAAAAGCTCGCCCATGACGAAGCATCGCTCGTCGCAGCCGCTACCGGCATGCTCACGACTGACACCACGCACAAGCTGGCCAGCCGGCAGATTAAGGTTGGCGATCATACCTATCGGCTGACCGGCATGGCCAAGGGAGCCGCCATGATCGGCCCGCGCATGGCGACGATGCTGGGCGTAATCATGACAGACGCTCCGCTGAAACCGGCCGACGCGCAAAGCCTCCTCAGCGCGGCCGTTGAAGACAGCTTCAACTGCATCAGCGTCGATGGCCACATGAGCACCAACGATACGGTGCTGCTGCTGGCCAATGGCGCTGCCGGGGGCGAGCCGCTCACCGGAGCAGGCCTGGCCGAATTTGCCAAAGCCCTCGAAGAAGTGGCCGTTGATCTGGCCAAGGCAATCCCGATCGACGGTGAAGGGGCCACGCACCTGATCACGGTCGAAGTCGACGGCTGCGCCACGCGCGAGGCCGCACGGCAAATCGCGAAAACTGTCGCCGAAAGCATGCTCGTCAAGACGGCCGTCGCCGGCGCCGATCCCAACTGGGGTCGGATTGTCTCGGCAGCCGGGTATGCCGGCGTCCCTTTTCGCCCCACCGGCGTCAGTCTGCGGCTCAACGGCGTGCAACTCTACACTGCCGGGCAGCCGACGCATTTCGATCGCGTGGCCGTCTCGCGGTCGATTCGCGAACACCGCGAGACGTTGATGCAGCTTTCGTTCAGCGAAGGGGCCGCGAAAATCCGCTTCTGGTCCACCGACCTGACGGCCGAATACGTCCGACTGAATGCGGATTACACGACCTAAGCTTACCGTCCGCTGCCCGATGGTCGCATGACGGTCCGACGCTGTGCCGACGGAGGCTGCTGCGTCTTCAACGTCGCACCCTCGCGGTCGACCGCGGCGATCGAGATCTCGCTGGCCAAGTCGCAGAGCTCGCCACGATCTTCTTCGGGCACCTTGGTGAGTTTCGACGCCAGGTGAACCAGGGCTCGCGGCTCTTGTTCGGCGCTGTGCGAGATCATCGACAGGAACGACGCCGTCTCGCGGAAGTTATGGTCCGCCGTTTTACCCACCAGCGGTTGGAACGTTTTGGCAACGAATTCCACGCCGACATTCTGCAGTTGAATGAAGGTGTCCAGCCGGCACGTGATGTAATACTGATTGTCAGGCTCACGGACGTAGCCTGTCTTCAGCACCAACAGGCATTTGCCGTGGACCGGGTTGATAAACAGCGGGCCGCTGTACGAGCCCTCGGCGTACATGATGTGAGTATCGTAGCTGCGATACAGATACTCGACGGCACCTTCGGTGCCGACGCCGTCATTGGCGCGGTACGAGTCCGGGCCGGTCTTCTCCAGGCGCATATCGCTGACGTCCATCACTTCCCACATGTTCACGACCATGTCGGGATGTTCGATCAGGAATAAGTACAGCTTCGGGTCGCAGGCGATCACTTGCGTCGGCAAGCGGCGAAAGATCG
This window contains:
- the argC gene encoding N-acetyl-gamma-glutamyl-phosphate reductase, producing MTRVAILGATGYSALEAIKLLLRHPQAEITAVTSRQEGNPPISQSHPSLVKRLELPLEDLAPEEIVKRADCVFSCLPHGVTSLLVPQLLAGGARVVDFSADYRLRDPAVFAKWYGEPHNDPGRLADAVYGLPELFRESIKKAKLIANPGCYPTSAILALAPLLKAGVIETGDILIDSKSGISGAGRTLKLGSLFAECNESVAAYNVGKHRHTPEIEQILSTASGQPIEVIFTPHLIPMDRGILTTAYSRPKSGVTEKQLLDTLREFYAKEPFVRVVEHLPSTKETTDTNYCDVTVRLVRGRVITISVIDNLIKGAAGAAVQNFNLMYGYPETTAL
- the argJ gene encoding bifunctional glutamate N-acetyltransferase/amino-acid acetyltransferase ArgJ, with the protein product MSFALPYGYRAAGVACGIKASKKLDLALIVSDAPAAAAGVYTLNLVCAAPVVLDRKRTPSDAIRAVVINSGNANACTGERGDKDAEQMAALAAQTCGARPEQVLVLSTGIIGEFMPMDKVAAGVRGAAEKLAHDEASLVAAATGMLTTDTTHKLASRQIKVGDHTYRLTGMAKGAAMIGPRMATMLGVIMTDAPLKPADAQSLLSAAVEDSFNCISVDGHMSTNDTVLLLANGAAGGEPLTGAGLAEFAKALEEVAVDLAKAIPIDGEGATHLITVEVDGCATREAARQIAKTVAESMLVKTAVAGADPNWGRIVSAAGYAGVPFRPTGVSLRLNGVQLYTAGQPTHFDRVAVSRSIREHRETLMQLSFSEGAAKIRFWSTDLTAEYVRLNADYTT